GCCTGCCCACCCCGCCAACGGCCCCAAGCGGCGTCACTCATTTTGCGACAGCCTGCGCACGTCAGCATCTCCATCGGTTCCGGTTTGTCGCACACGGGTAGGTTGGCGTGGCGGTCCGTAGCCTCGTGGGGAGAAAGAATGTGTGTAGCGATGGTTGATCGTCGCTCCGTCCTGCAGGCGATGGTCGCCCTGGCGGACACGCTCGTCGATGACTACGACGTCGTGGAGTTCCTCTACGGAGTGACCGAGATGTGCGCCGACGTGCTGAAGGTCACAGCCGCGGGAGTCCTGCTCATGGACCCGGAGGGCGAGCTGCAGGTCGTTGCCGCGTCCAGCCCCACGACATGCGAGAGCTCGAGATGTTCGAGGCGACCACCGGCGAGGGGCCCTGCGCCGAGGCGTACCGCCGCTGCGAGGCCGTCGAGGTCGATGACCTCGACCGCGAGGCGACACGCTGGCCCCGCCTCGTCGCCAAGGCGAACGCACTCGGCTACCGCAGCGTCTACGCTCGGCCGCTCCGGTTGCGCAGCACCTGCATCGGCGCGCTGAACCTGTTTCGCGACGAGGCGGGGCCGTTCGCCGAGACCCAGCGGCTCGCAGCGACAGGACTGGCCGACATCGCGTCCATCGGCATCCTCTACCAACGAACCCTGAACGCCGCCGATGTGGAGATCGCCCAGCTTCGTCACGCGCTCGAGAGCCGCAAACTCATCGAGCAAGCCAAAGGAGCCCTCGCCAACCTCCACGACGTACCACCCGACCAGGCGTTCGACTGGCTGCGGCGCTTCGCCCGAACAAAAAACGCCAAGCTCCACGAGGTCGCACGTCAGATCGTGCAGGGCGAGCTATCCCCCGACGACGTCGGACCCGTCTGACCAGGCCGCGCTGCCGACGGCTCTCCGATCATCGGACCGTCCCAGTCGCTCCTTGCTTCGATGGAGGCGCCAACCCCCTGATAGCCCCGGATCCGCCGCGGTCCGCCAACGTTCGGGGATCCCCGGCGCGGCTGGCCAGTTGGTCGACCGGTGTCACATTCCGGCCACCTGAGGTGCAGTGCAACTCCCTCCACAACAAGCGGCGCTTGGTGGGGCTGGCAGGGATCGAACCTGCGACCAACCGGTTATGAGGTGGCGGCCACTGTGCGCTGTGCTCACCTGCGGAAACGTTGGCCATTCGAGGCCTTGCGCGCGGTACCCGCCCCGCCCGGGCGCCAGCGCGACCACAGGAGATCGCCCCAGCGAGGGTGTGGGCAGCAGCCGCTATCAGAGGTTTCGCCTGCGACCGCCAGGCGCCCGGGGGGCTTTCGCGGAACTTCACCGACCCTTTGCCTCGCCGTTCGTCGGGGCAGGCAATCCTGGGCTTGACCGCGAGCCGGCCCGAGCCGGCCCGAGCCGGCCCGAGCCGGCCCGAGCCGGCCCGAGCCGGCCCGAGCCGGCCCGTGACGACAAGGATCAGATGGTGTGATGTTGCAGGATGGCGACCGGCGGGCGCCCCGACGGGGTGACCGGCCCGACCGTGGTAGGAGGTTGACGATGAGCGTGGACACCAAGCAGGCCGAGGACACCGCCCGATCACGGCGTCCCGTGCTGTGGGTCGGGGTGGGTGCCCTGGTCGTGGCCGGCGTCGTCGTCGTCGTCCTGGTGTGGTTCCAGCCCCAAAGGCTGCTGTTCGACGACGTCGTCGACGACCCGTTCCCCTCCGCGGCGTTCCCAGCCGCCGACGAGCAGGCGCCCGCGCCCGACACCGACGGACCGCCCGCCCGAGACCCCCTACCCGCCGGGGACCCCCCCGCCGCCGAGCAGCCACCTGCCGCCGGGGACCCCCCCGCCGCCGAGCAGCCACCTGCCGCCGAGGACCCCCCCGCCGCCGAGCAGCCACCTGCGGAGCCCGTCGCCACCGCAGCGGGCAGCTTCTCCTCGCGCCACCGCTACACCGTGGTCGGCACCGCGACCGTGTACCAGCTGGCCGACGGCTCGCGGACGTTGCGCCTGGAGGACTTCGAGTCCACCAACGGCCCTGGCCTGTTCGTGTACCTGACGGCCGCCGACGAGGCCAACTCGGACACGGAGCTGGACGCCGACTTCGTTGACCTGGGGGCACTGCGAGGGAACATCGGCAACCAGAACTATGACATCCCACCCGAGGTGGACCTCGACCACTACAACACCGTGGTCATCTGGTGCCGGCCGTTCTTGAGGGGGTTCGGAGCCGCGGACCTGGCGTCGGCGGGCTAGAGAGCTGCGACTTGGCGTCGACGCCAGACCGAAGCCCTGGGTTCTACCCTCGTGGACCGGCGGAACTCGGACGGTTTCCGCATCCGCCAACCCAGCGCCGGCACGCAGGTTACCCGGCGGTAGATGGGGTGGGAGGGACAGATATGTCGCTGAGACCCAATCTACCGGCCGGTAACCCGGGGGCGGACCCGAGGATCTACGAGATCCGGAGGCGATCCACATGCTCGCCGGCCCGGCCTCGGTCGACGAGCGAAGCAGGGGGATCACAGCCGCACGCCAAGCGGGGTCTTGTGGGGCTGGCAGGGATCGAACCTGCGACCAACCGGTTATGAGCCAGCTGCTCTGACCACTGAGCTACAGCCCCGATGTGGAAAGGCTAGTTCAGCCGCCCGCGGATTGTCGCACCCTCCTGCCACGTAACCCGAGGCTGGGACAGGAGGACGCGATGGGCTACCGGGGCAAGCTCGAGGAGCGGGCGCGGGCGCGGGAGTTGCGCGCGCATGGATTGACCATGGCCGACATTGCCGCACAGCTCGGCGTCGCCCGCAGCTCGGTATCGGTGTGGACCCGGGACGTCCCGTTCGTTCCCGATCACGACCGCACCCGAGAGCGGCGCAGGAAGGCGCGCCAGCGTGGCCCCAACGTCCTCCAGCGGCGCAAGCAGGAGGAGATCGAGCGCCTCCTGGCCGAGGGCGCCGAGCGCATCGGTCAACTGTCCGAGCGGGACTTCCTCATCGCCGGCGTGGCGCTGTACGCCGGCGAGGGTTCCAAGAGGGACGGCATGGTCGCGCTCGCGAACACCAACCCGACCTTCATCGCCTTCTTCTGCGCCTGGCTCCGTCAGTTCTTTGAAGTCGATGAGGCGCGCCTCCGCGTAAAGCTCTACCTGCATGAGGACCTGGACCTGGACGCGGCCATCACGCGTTGGTCGCTGGTCACCGCGATCCCACCTGCGCGGTTCAGCAAGCCGTACCGGGCCATTCCCGACGGCGGCATCCGCCACTCGAAGCACGTGTCCGGCTGTGCCACGGTGCAGTACTGCTGCTGCCAGACGCACCGCGCGATCATGGGGCTTGTTGGAGCCGTCATGGACGTCGGTCTGCCGACCGATGACTGACAGCGAACACCTGCTATCCTTTCCAGGACATTCCGGGGTAGCTCAATTGGCGGAGCGGCGCCCTGTTAAGGCGAAGGCTGTGGGTTCGAGTCCCACCCCCGGAGCAAGCGCCACACCACGAGGTGCTCCGCGCATCCTGCCCCCCCCATCAGCGCTGCTGCTAGGGTTTCGACGCGCCCTCCGGCCGGGCAGTATCTCCCTGCCGCGAACGCCGTCCACGACCACAGGAGTGTCCGCTATGCGCTTCCGCCTCGGCCTGTTCATCGGCCTCGTCATCGGCTACGTGCTCGGCGCGAAGGCCGGCCGGGAGCGCTACGCCCAGATCCAGCGCATGGCCCGCCAGCTGTCGCGCTCCGAGCCCGCGCAGCAGCTCAGCGGCGAGATCCGCTCCACGGCGTCGCGGGTCGGTGGGCAGCTTGAGTCCAAGGCCAGCGAGAAGGCCAAGGACCTGGAGTCCAAAGCCACGCGGAAGGCCAAGGACCTGGAGTCCAAGGCCAGCGAGAAGGTCACGCAGCTCACGCAGGCCGTGCGCAACGGCGGGACGGACGACGGACCGCAAGCGCAGTCCTGACGGTCACTCCAGTCCGTCCAGGCGCAGCGCCTCCACCACCGGGCTGACCGTCAGCCCGGGCTCGGGACCGCCAAGGGCGGCGTAGGCGATCCCGTCGACAACGACGGCGCCGAGCCCGTGTCGCGGCGCCTCCAGGCTCGGTAGGGCCCGCACTGCGCCCTCCGCATCGATGCACTCGACCTCACCGTAGGTGCGGTCGGGATCCTCGCCGCCGAGCACGCACGCCCCGGTGCCGGCTGACCAGAACCCGGCAACGCCACCCCGCGGCGTGGGCAGTGCCCCAACCGTGGTGATGCTCGCGCCCTCCACCAGGTCGACCGTGCCGAGGTTCGTGTCCAGCCCGGCGGTCCGGCCCCCCAGGAACCACGTTCGCCCCTGGCCGTCCCCGGCGGCCGCCAGGTGCTCGCGGGGCTGCGACAGGGCACCGATGCCCACCCACTCGTCGCCGTCGAGCACGAACACCTCCCCGGCGAGCCCGTCGGGGCCGACCCCGCCGCCGTAGACGATGCGCTCGCCGTCCCAGGCGGCGGCACCGGCCGCTCGCGGCGCGGGCAACGGCGGGCCCGTCACCCAGCTGCCGACTGCAAGGTCGAGCCGGTGCACCGCCGCGGTAGGCGCGTCGAAGCCCGATCCGGCGTACCCGCCCACGAGGTAGAGCGCCTGACCGGTGGCGACCAACGCCGCGTGGTGCACGGCCTCGGGGAGGTCGGGGCCATCCGACCACGACTCGAAGGTGGGGTCGAGCACCTGGACGCGGGCGGTCGCCTCCCCCTCCGCGGTGAACCCTCCGGCCGTCCACACCTGGCCCCCCAACGGGGCCACGGCGACCTCGGACAGGGCCAGGGGGGCCTCGGCGAGCGTCGTCCACGCCGCGGCCGGCCCGGGAGCTGGGACTGCGGCCTCGTCATCGTCGTCAGGGACCGGGTCGGTCGGCGTCGGGTCAACCTCCTCCACGGGGGCAGTAGCCTCGTCGTCGGGCCCGCAGGCCGCGAGCAGCACGACCGCCATCACGAGCACCACGCGCCGCACCATGCCGGTCAGCCTAGACGAGCTCCGGCGGCCCAGCCGTCACTCCAGGAAGTCCTTGAGGGCCTTGCTCCGCGACGGGTGGCGCAGCTTGGACAGCGTCTTGGACTCGATCTGGCGGATGCGCTCCCGGGTGACGCCGAAGTCCAGCCCGACCTCCTCCAGCGTCCGAGGCTGGCCGTCGGTCATCCCGAACCGCAGCTGGATGACCATCTGCTCGCGTTCGGTCAGGGTGTGCAGGATGCGATGGATCTGCTCCTGCATGAGCGCGAAGCTGGCCGCGTCGACCGGGACGACGGCATCAGGGTCCTCCAGGAAGTCGCCGAGGCTGGAGTCGTCCTCCCCCACGGGGGTCTCCAGGCTGACCGGCTCCTGGGACAGCTTCTGGATGTCGCGCACCCGATCTGCCGACAGCTCCAGCTCCCGACCGATCTCCTCGGGTGTGGGCTCGCGCCCCCGGTCCTGCAGCAGCTGGCGCTGCACGCGCACCACCCGGTTGATCGTCTCGACCATGTGCACGGGGA
The sequence above is drawn from the Egibacteraceae bacterium genome and encodes:
- a CDS encoding GAF and ANTAR domain-containing protein, translated to MRELEMFEATTGEGPCAEAYRRCEAVEVDDLDREATRWPRLVAKANALGYRSVYARPLRLRSTCIGALNLFRDEAGPFAETQRLAATGLADIASIGILYQRTLNAADVEIAQLRHALESRKLIEQAKGALANLHDVPPDQAFDWLRRFARTKNAKLHEVARQIVQGELSPDDVGPV
- a CDS encoding DM13 domain-containing protein, whose translation is MSVDTKQAEDTARSRRPVLWVGVGALVVAGVVVVVLVWFQPQRLLFDDVVDDPFPSAAFPAADEQAPAPDTDGPPARDPLPAGDPPAAEQPPAAGDPPAAEQPPAAEDPPAAEQPPAEPVATAAGSFSSRHRYTVVGTATVYQLADGSRTLRLEDFESTNGPGLFVYLTAADEANSDTELDADFVDLGALRGNIGNQNYDIPPEVDLDHYNTVVIWCRPFLRGFGAADLASAG
- a CDS encoding helix-turn-helix domain-containing protein, which encodes MGYRGKLEERARARELRAHGLTMADIAAQLGVARSSVSVWTRDVPFVPDHDRTRERRRKARQRGPNVLQRRKQEEIERLLAEGAERIGQLSERDFLIAGVALYAGEGSKRDGMVALANTNPTFIAFFCAWLRQFFEVDEARLRVKLYLHEDLDLDAAITRWSLVTAIPPARFSKPYRAIPDGGIRHSKHVSGCATVQYCCCQTHRAIMGLVGAVMDVGLPTDD